A DNA window from Niabella yanshanensis contains the following coding sequences:
- a CDS encoding FadR/GntR family transcriptional regulator has protein sequence MANGNLSNDIQRIESATMADMVELRLREFLKKKAFKPGDALPKELELAEALDVSRNVVREALSRLRMLGMIESKKKRGTILAEPDIMNGFERVMDPLLLDQKTLQDLFELRLVLEMGLADLLFARITSKGIEELEKIVEKEVNKIQQPFRLKFEIDFHSKLYQMTGNETFFRFQNILLPVFEYVVKEEQKLTGKAKVGKVTHRDLLELIKKGKPEDFRKGMKEHLAPHYERVNKRIML, from the coding sequence ATGGCTAATGGAAACCTCAGTAACGACATTCAAAGAATAGAGTCGGCAACAATGGCCGATATGGTGGAACTACGATTAAGAGAATTTTTAAAGAAAAAAGCTTTCAAGCCCGGGGATGCGCTTCCCAAAGAGCTGGAACTGGCTGAGGCACTGGATGTAAGCCGCAATGTAGTTAGAGAAGCGCTAAGCCGACTGCGGATGTTAGGGATGATCGAATCGAAGAAAAAAAGAGGAACCATTTTGGCCGAGCCCGATATTATGAACGGGTTTGAAAGAGTTATGGACCCTTTGTTACTGGATCAGAAAACCTTGCAGGACTTGTTTGAATTAAGACTGGTATTAGAGATGGGTTTGGCCGATCTTTTATTTGCACGGATCACCAGCAAAGGCATCGAAGAATTGGAAAAAATAGTAGAAAAAGAAGTAAATAAAATTCAGCAACCTTTCCGGTTGAAATTTGAAATTGACTTTCATAGCAAGCTATACCAGATGACCGGAAATGAAACTTTTTTCCGTTTTCAAAATATACTGTTACCTGTATTTGAATATGTGGTTAAGGAAGAACAAAAATTAACCGGTAAAGCCAAGGTTGGCAAAGTAACGCATCGTGATCTTTTGGAGTTGATCAAAAAAGGTAAACCGGAAGATTTCAGAAAGGGGATGAAAGAACACCTGGCTCCGCATTATGAAAGGGTCAATAAAAGAATAATGTTATAA